GTTCCTTTCTAAAACCTAACCGCTGGATCCAACCCAGGGTTGTAGAGTGTCCACTCTGAGTCTGCTATTTCCCCAAGTGTACCCTCAGCAGGCAGCAGGCTCTGCTTTATCCTGGTGGGGGATGGGTGCGCCATCTTCTCCAGCTACAAGACAGCAGAGTGGGTCTCCTGGAGGttctcctccagcttcagccccaGGTTGTCAATCCCAATGCTGGTGACTGGAGGCACGCTGCTTTCAGCCGGCTCGGCCGTGCGAGTCGGGGTGGAGCAGTACAGGATAAACCCCACCATGATGACAGTGAAGGACAGGATGTAGAGTCCTGAAAACTTATAGCCAAACAGAAAGAGTCCAACGAAAAGGCTGTAGAGGTCCGCTGTCAGGATGCCCAGGTTGACGGAAGTGGCACTAGTGACTTTAATCACCAATGGCATGAAGCTGTACAGGCAAAACATACACAGGGCAAATGCCACGAATAGCAGGGCAATTTTCCAGTCCCAATGAATGCTGGCAATATCCTTATATTCCACAATCAATAGCTGTATACCACTGATAATTGTTCCAAACAGGCCCACCATTCCTAAAAACTCCTGTCTGCTCAGCTTCTTCACGATGTATTCCTCACAAACATTCGAAATGGCATAGAGGGAAGCCCCAAGAAGGACCAAGATGTCACCAATCAGTACATCACTCCCTGAATTGTCTTCCCTCCCTGCTAGTATGTCTGCACCAACCATGGTTCCTACACCTAACAGACAGACAGCCACGGCGATGAAGTGGATCACTCTGTATCTTGCATGAAGAATAAACCACGACAGAGCCATCAACACAGGAATCCCAAAGCAATCCAAAAGCTGGACACTGGTTAGAATTGTGTACTGGTAGGCTCTGACGATCACATAATTAGCTTCCACATCTGCTAGTCCCAGCAGGATGTACTTCCACCATTTTCTTTTCAAGATTACTAAAAGGTTATCACTGCCTGATCGAAATGCCAGCATCACTGTATAAATTAGGAACAGCAAGCAATAATTGATAAAGCTCTGAAGCATGGGGGTGTTCACTTTGTATCTTTCTGCCAAATACTGGCTGGTGATGGCTGTCCCACATATACACAAGGACAACATCTGACCCAGAGcaattgttttcaaaatattctatGTGTACGGCTCCCCAGGTAGGTCACAAGCTCCAGGTGAAGAGTTTGCCTTTTATCCTGCGCAGCAGGCTGGAGAACTCGCCCGCCGCTCCCTCCGCGAGGGGCTCTGGGGCGCCGGGGCCCGCCGGCGAGTCTGACTCCATCGGCGCCCTTGCGCGTCTCCGGCGCCCAAAACCCCCGATGTGCCGGGTCCCGGAAGACGGGAGGCGGCGCCTGTGCGGCCGGCTGGGGCTCCGCTCGGGCCCTGCGCTCCCTCCCTCGCTCGCTTGCTCGCGTCCCTCTCGCTCCTCCGCCCGGCTCCTTCAACGACCAATCCGATTTTCCTCAGTATTTTCTTGAGGGTTTTACAGGTTCAATTCTTAAGGTTAGTTCTTTGAGTCATTCTgccttaatttttgaaaagggtgtAATGGAAGGACATGAATTTTGTCCAGCATCATTCTTTTGCGTGTTGATATCCAggtttctagcaccatttgttgacgCACCATTGTTGCAGTGGGGCTGACACATTTGTAAGATGCAGTGAGCACTAATACATGGGAACACCATGCATTTATTTACCTGTCTTTCCTCCACAGTTGTTTTGAGAAGGCTTTCACTGACAAACTCAACAGAAATGAATATATATGACTTCTTATAAAATCATATtcaagtaaaattataaattttaaaatgttaagactGGAGCAAGACTGGAACATCGCTAGACAAGCTGAAACATAGGCTGAAATGAAGGATTTATGTTTACCTTGCTACAAATTTTGTTGGTCCACAATCTCTTATGCTTATTGCTTAAGAGAGCCACAGAGTGGGGTGATAGCTCACATAATCAGTCCCTGGTTTTCtgcttcagaaagaagtttaaattCTCTGCTTAGACAGAGTAAGGAAATTAACTGAAAGATGTCTAATGTGAAGTTGGCATCTACAAAGTGAAGGAGTGAGTAGTAAGTGTAAACATCAGGAATCCCAGGAGATTCTATCTTTTCACACGGAAATGGCCTCACTATGCACTGCTGAAGGGAGAAGGTCCCTTCAGGGGACCTTCATGATGAAGAAGAACACAATATGATGTAGGAATTTTCTGCTGCAGCCCTAAACTGAATTGTCCTTCTCTCTAACTACAGGTCTCACAAAGTTTTATAGCTTCAATCATTTCACCTGGGCCaagattttggtttttttgatgTTGTTTGTTTGAACTGCTGCCTGGGGCTAAGAAAAGTGACTTGGATATTTTGTCAAAATGGTATTTCTTTGATGGAATGTGAAATCCGCAAACACTCTGCTTTCCTGCTGTATCCCCAGAGCAGGTTGAGTACCTTGCACTTCTCAGCACTTCACTACAAGTGGTAGAAGATTTGGAGTTAGGGCCTCCCTCAATCTCTACCCTTTCTTTAATTCAGAGGATCACAAGCTTTTGGGGGAAGAGTGATATCTTGGGCCTCTAGCTGATCTGATGAGTATTAATATCCAATGTCCTGTAATGAAGTCATGTGTGCATGTAACATCACTTCTGCGTGCAGTGTCATAGGGAAGTGGGTTCCTGGACCCCAGGTTAAGAGCCTAAGCACTAAAGGCACAGAGCTAGAGCTCTAGGAGGGGAAGAGTGGCTGGGGTGGAACCTCGTCTTGTCCTTTAATCCTGGGGCCTTTTTACTCCTCACATGGTGGCTGGTGGGTGTCTGGCAGGTGCCAATGTTGATGGAGTCGAGGGAGGGAACTGGCCGGGACAGGGAAAAACAGGATTGGAGAGATAATTAAGGCGGACATTCTTTTTCTTGAGCGTAAGTCGTGGCTGGAAATCTGGAGAGCCTGAAAGAGTATCCCCCTACCCAaacctgttttttccttttacctCAAGCCTCATTTGGCCACAGACCCAGTGTCAACACCAGGGGGCGCCACAGACCATGAAGGCGCCCACAGACCATGAAGGCACCGTGCAGCTGGGATTGTTTGTGGTCGGCTACTGGGTCCCTGACTTAACCAGGGGAGCCAAGACCCTGCAGCCAAGTGGCCTGGATTCAACCTGCAGCTCTGGTCCTACCGACACTTCTCCCcctggtgcctcagtttcttaatctgtgAAATGGTGAGGACATTACAGCATTTACCTCTGGGGCGGGTTTCTCAAcagcagcactattaacaatttGGGACAGAGAATCTTGTGGAGtggtctgtcctgtgcattgtgggAGGTTtgccagcagcaccccactcaccccctcccaccaaTCCCCATGTGACAACCGAAAATGTCCCAGGATTTTTAGGTCTCCCTTGGGTCTGGAAGCTGCACTTAGGCATTTTCCCACCTGACACTTGAGCTCATCTCTGCTTTGGTCCACATAAggccactttaaaaaaatgttgtttcTTTAAAGATTCTAACCATCTTTTAAACAAAtccattttcttcctctatttATGCATTCAGTTAATCCTTCCAAACCCTTTGTTTAGTATATCTTGAAATGTATCAATTCCAGTTCTAGTAATTAGCGTATCTGACTTGCATGATATCAGCTATGACCCCTAGTAGAGCTCTGATTCCTTTAGCACAGGGAATGTGTTCTCGATTCTGCTCTGGATGATGTAAatcaatttattttgctttacttgTCTGGGATGTtgctcctcatctgtaagatgtaAATGTGTATGTGGCTTGGATTACTAagtggttttatttcttcattcacatGACATTTGTTGTGTACCTGCTGCAAGTCAAATACATGGCATGGTATTGTTTCCTTGATCACACCAcagcaaatgagaaaatgagacattatagccaggtgtggcagcacagGCTTgtcgtcctagctactcggaaggctgaggcaggagaattgcttcagcccaggagtttgaggttacagtgaggtatgataccaccattgcatttcagcctgggcaacagaccctgtctctgaaaaaagggaaaaagacctTGTGAGCTGTCTCCATGTGCTCTATGTCTCAGGAGACTCGTGTCCTGTAATTTTTCTAAATGGCATCTCCATGTGGTCTTTCATGAATGTTTGTCTGGTATTTCTTctctatccttttactttcaacttttctgtaccTTCTACTGAAATTATGGCTTTTGTAAACAGCctatgattatttatttacttatttatttttaccccCCTGCACTATTTGTCTTGTAATTAGAGTGTCTGAGTCCATtatgtttaatgtaattattgaccTCATTGGGTTTAAGTCTGTACATTGTCATTTGCTGCCTTCTAATATTATCTCTTTCTTGCTCAACTATTTTTCTTATGTTACCTTCTTTAGATGAATAAAAAACTTTGCATTATTGTAGTCTTTTAAGTGTCCTAATTACACattctcttattatttctttaattatctGAGAAAGCATAATAATCTGTGACTTATTATAACCAACAGCAGACCATAACTTCCCTGACTTTCATCTACCTGTGCAGACAGCCCAGGGGAGAATCAGTGCTCTGGCTCTGAGACACAGGGGTGGTGGGAGTAGGAGAGTGATTGGATGATGAATCTGTAGCTGCAGAGGCATCTGGGCCCCTCACCTGCATTCCTCATAGATGTCTCCTCCACTGAATGCCTGCGATGCCCTCTCCTCTGTATGCTCCTGCTAGAGTCTCCCCATCTCCACTGACAGCAGCTCCACCCTTCTGCTCACTCAGTCCAGTACTGTGGGTGTCCTTGATTCTTCTTCTCACACCACAGATAAATCCATTAGCAAGTCCATCTTCAAATTCATCCAGAATcccttcatttttcactatttccCCTGCTCACACCCTAGTCAAGGTAAGCAACGTGTCCATCCTAGAATACTGTACTCCTTTCCCACCATTTTCCCCACTGCATCACTGGTTCCCCACCTCTCAATTCTGTTCTCAGCACAGCAGCCAGAAAGAAGCTTTCAAAGGATGAGCCCTACCATGTCCCACTTTTCAAAACCGTCCTCCCCATGTCATTCAGAGCAAAGATTAACACCCTTCCCACACCCTCCAGGGCTACCTGCTGTAGCCACACCTTTGACCTCACTTCAGTTTCTCTGTGTCCAGCCCTTCtggcttcttccttcttccaGGAACACAGACAATTTCCTGCCCTAGTGCATCTGCACTGAAGCTTCCCCTGCCTGAAAAGAACTTTCCCAGACATCCTTGTAGACAACTCCTCACATCCCTCAAATCTTTACTCCTTGTTTGCAACAAGGCCCATGCTGACCACCCAGCAAAACAGCCACCTCCCTGTCCCCACAGCCCACCCTCTGGATCACCTGCCACACAGCACTTGCCACCTTTTAACTCAAGCATTTTCTGTTCCTACTCTGCTTATACTATATCTATCATCTGCCTACAGAGGTGTCCaattttttggcttccctggaccaCATGGGAAGAATAAGCATTGtcttgagccacacataaaatacactaatgacagctgatgagcagaaaaaatagaaaaaagaaaaaaatatgcgtGCATAATTTTCATGGTATTTGCCACCACAGATAAGCAAAAATCTTCTCAccttcaaagctgtcctgggccacatgcagcccgaGAGCtacgggttggacaagcttgcatcTAGAACATATACACCACGAGGCcagaaatttttctgtttttactttaatGATGTTTTCTAAATGCAAAAACAGTCATATACCTAGCAGACAACAAATGTCAGTTGAATGAATGATCACTGTAGAGCACCTCTATATTCGAAAGGCAATATCTTTATTAACGTAGCTAAAGAACAACATCATCTCACACCAACATCAGTGCTGCCAGTGCTTTTCTCACCAGGGCTGCTTGTGtgtcctccccacctcctcccacaCCAACCCTCCTGCACACTGCAGCACACAGCCATATTTTTCTGTTCAGGAGAGATCATCCTAGGCTTGTGGGTCCAATTTTCCAACCCCATATAAATCTAAATTAGACTCTGCTTTATAAATGCATGAGTTTGGATTGGACCCAGCACTGGGATTACTACAACTCAGGCAGAAAGAAGAGTAGGAGAGCAGAAGAGGAGTTCCAACAGAAAGTTACCTATGATGAGAAACTACAGGACCCCTCCTCTCTGCAAATTTCAGAATCTGCTTCCTTTAAGAAGGTTGgggaaaaagatggaaaatacgATTCAGGAAAGAGACCTGGAAGGAGGGCGAGAGATACAGGGGTCTGAAAATTTGTCTCTTGATACCGGAAGGACTTCTATGTGTAGGGAACACCCTAGGTGACATCCAAGTCCCTGTGATCACAGGTCCTGGTGGGACAAGGTTCTACTGAAGGGCCAAGGACAATGGAGCAGCAAAGATGACCCAGCTGAGCTGTGACCACATAAAGCCCATGGTGGCCTGAGCACCCACTGGGCACAGCCccatctactctcctcccctgcAACAAATCAGCACAAGAAACACGTGGACTCTGGAAGGTTCTCATGTCTTCCATTTATTTTGTCTCTCAAATTTTAGGAATCTTCTCCTTTAATtaacccatcaacctgtcatggaaataatttgaaaaaagtaaatttatacTCAGATTCTAATTTTAATAGGGAAGTAAGAAGTTGCAGCTCAGTGCACCATGAAGttgagacagagatggagacatCCCAGCACCACTTCTCTGGAACAGGAAAGGTGATCGGGGAAGGAATGTAGGTCAGTGTGGGGAATGGGGGTCATGGTGGACACGGGTGTGGGCTGGTCTCCCCACCTCCTCACATTACGCCTATAGGGACACAGACACATTCAGATGCCTTTGCAGAAAGAGAAGTCAGGGTTCTTGAAGTCACAAAGGGAAGGCATGAACAAATCTTGCCTCTCAGTCCCACACAAGGCAGCTGTCTCACACTGTAGAAAAAATATTCATGAACAAATTCATTCATATCACTCACAGTGAGGGGTCACACCTTAAACAGCCCATCATGTGCTCAATACATCCAAGTCAAAGAAACCCCATGGCACAGCTATATCCACTGTTACCCCCAACAACCCACACACATCAGCCTCCCCAGGGTCTCACCTTTACAAGCCATGAGAGACACATCAGAGCCCTGGGCACTTTGGCTACCTGAGGTAGAACAAAAACAGAACCTGGTCAGATCCCACAGGAGATGTGGCTAGAGGAGGAACTGTGGGCTGGGTGAGCTCCCCCATGGGCTCCCAACCACAATATCCCAAGGATCTCCGGGATCAGCCTCCTTCATACTTACTTGCAGCCTGAGAGTAGCTCCCTCCTTTTCTATCTGTGGGAAGAAAACGTCCCGTGAGAGGCCAGAAAGGTCGCAGGGCCATGAGGTCCTAGAGGAACCTCCTAGTCTTGGACCCTCGAGAAGTTTCCAGAAATGTGTGACTGCAAACCAAGggcaggatcaggaaaaacaaggAAAGCAGATGTGGGTCCTGGACCAACTGCCCTCCTAAGGTCTGTCCTCAGCAGGGACCTTCCCCTGACCTGTGACTGCTGGGGTCAGTTCCCCATCACTACAATCATCAAGGTGATAAATCTGTCCTTCATTGTCACAGGTGCTTACAAAAGAGTAAGTCCTGGCACACAGGGCCCAGGCTGGGTAGGCCCATGAGCGTGGATGATGCTTCCCAGTAACCAGGCAGGACACACTTCTACCTGGGGCTTGAAACCCCCAGTGGGACAAGAAAACTCAGACCCCACTCCTCACCCCTTCCCCACATGAGCTCTTCTTCCTCCACATCACAGCAGTGACCACAGCTCCAGTGACCACAGCTCCAAGGAGAACCAGGCCAGCAATGATACCCACAATGGGGATGGTGGGCTGGGGAGACAGCTCTGGGAAAGGAGGGGAATGTGAGGGTTCTGACCTCCAGGACCCAGCCCTGACCCTGCTAAAGGTCTCCAGAGGGGTTCCTGCTTTCCCTAAGAGACATGaccccccatctctctccttaCCCCATCTCAGGGTGAGGGGCTCAGGCAGCCCCTCGTGctgcacatggcacatgtatCTCTGTTCCTCTCCAGAAGGCACCACCACAGCCGCCCACTTCTGGAAGTTTCCATCCCCTGCGGGACTGGTCTCCACGAGCTCTGTGTCCTGGGTCTGGTCCTCCCCATCCCGCTGCCAGGTCAGTGTGATCTCCGCAGGGTAGAAGCCCAGAGCCCAGCACCTCAGGGTGGCCTCGTGTTCAGAGACAGGGTGGTGGGTCACGTGTGTCTTGGGGGGGTGTCTGAAAGGAAGAGTCAGAAAACTCAGGCACTTTGCATCTCTCATGTGACCATCCTGAGAATGAACAGGATacctggggtggggaagggagcaCAGAACCCAGACACCAGCCTGGACACAGGCACCTGGGATAATCTCAGGATTCCTTGGAAAGTTCTAGTCTCTGAGCAGGGTAGCAGGGACTTCTGGTCCTGATCTCAGTGGAGGCCAAGGGACTCAGAGGAGCTGGAGTCAGACTCCGACAAACATTGAGTGTGAGGCAGACAACAAGGCCTGAGAGGAAAAGTCCCGGTGCCCAAGGCTGCTGTGGGGTCAAAGGGGACCGCGGATCAGTATTCCAGGGATTGTCTTCTCCTCCACTCCCTCAGAGACTTCATCCCTTAATTGTCCCAGGAAGAGCAGGGTGGGCCCTCAGAGTCAATCTCTGATACAGGATCTGGAAACCCAGGAGGATTCCTCTCCCTCAGGACAGGAGGGAGGGTGATATTGTGGTGGTCCATTTTCTTCCCCTCCTTGTGCGAGGCCAGCCCGGGAGATCTACAGGAGATAGAGGAGGCTCCCCATGGCCCCTGGTACCCGCGCGCTGCAGCGTCTCCTTCCCATTCTCCAGGTGTCCGCGGAGCCACTCCATGCAGGTGCCCTCCAGGTAGGCTCTCCTTTGCTCAGCCACATTAGCCGCCTCCCACTTGCGCTGAGTGATCTGAGCCGCGGTGTCCGCGGCGGTCCAGGAGCGCAAGTCCTCGTTCAGGGCGATGTAATCGTTGCCGTCGTAGGCATACTGCTCATACCCGCGGAGGAGACGCCTGTCGAGCCCCAGGTCGCAGCCAAACGTTCCCTGGAGGATGTGAGACCCTGGCCCAGTTCCCGCGGTCAGCCCCGCCCACAGAGCCCCGGCCCGGCCCTTAGCAACCTGCGGAGATTTTGGCCTCAACTGAAGATGAAACCGGGTAAAGACGCCTGGGGCTCTCCCGGGTCGAGGATCTCTGAAGGTCCCGCAGCCTCGGGGTCGATCTTGGACCCGGAGACTCAGGGGACCAGGGCCGTCCGTGAGGCATGGAGCGGGGAGTAAGTGATCTGCGCCCCGGGCAGGGGTCACTCACCGGCCTCGCTCTGGTTGTAGTAGCGGAGCAGGGTCCGCAGGTTCACTCGATCAGTCTGTGCCTGGGCCTTGGCGCCCAGTGTCTGTAGGTCCCAATACTCCGGCCCCTCCTGCTCCACCCACCGCGCCCGCGTCTTCATCCTCGGACTCGCTGCGTCACTGTCGAACCGCACGAACTGCGTGTCGTCCACGTAGCCCACGGCGATGGAGCGGGTCTCCCCGCGGCCTGGCCGGGAAACGGCGGTGCTGAAATACCTCAAGGAGTGGGAGCCTGGGGGCGAGGAGAGGCTGAGACCCGCCCGACCCTCCTCCCCGCGCGGCTCCCCGGGTCCTGCGCCCCGGCCGGGTGGGCCTTTCGCTCCTCCCAACCAGAGGCTGTTTCCTTCCTGACCCTGCACTCACCCGCCCAGGTCTCGGCCAGGGCCAGGGTCCCCGAGAGCAGCAGGAGGAGGGTTCAGGGCGACATGACCCCATCCTTGGCGTCTGGGGAGACTCCGAGTCCCGGTAGGTGCGTGGGGACTTTAGAACCGGGGCCGCGCGACGCTAATTGGCTTCTCTAGAAACCCGACTGTCAGTGGGAGTGAGAACTGGATCCGCGTCGTGAGTGTCCAGGAAGAAGGACCCGTCGCAGGttgggagagggagaagagaaactcTGCAGAGATTAGGAATCCCCAACGCTGCACCTCCCCAGCCCATGCACCGCCTTCGGGGCCTGAGACCCTGAGAGCCACGCCTGGGGCCCTGGGACTTCGCCCTGACCCAGCTCCTCCTGTGCCAAGCGCTCTGTCTCAATGTTTCCCTGAGTCTTGGCCCAGGAGCTGTCtgagaaactaggaagaaacCCTCGGCTTGGGCCCGGTCCCTCTGCCTTCACTTTTCATCCCAGAATTCCTGTCCCTGAAATGGACTCCCTGCCTCCCCACTCCTTACCTGTTCCCCTGGACTCTACTAGAAGAAAACTCACCCCAGGGAGCTTGGTGCCAGAGAGGGAGCTCGCCCTGGGAATGGAGGTGTAGAGAcagagctttttttcttttctttcttttttctttttctttaaatctggAAAAGTTGTGCCTGAGTGCATAAGATAGAATAGAGACCAGTTTGCTTTTTGTGTATTAACTACAGTGGGTAACAGAATCTTGGTAACCCCTGAATGATCAGGAATCTAATCGGTAAAAAAATGTGACTTTGGTCCCTTGATATATAAATGTGTCTAAAAGCATTACAACAGGACTCACAAAGCTCCTAAGTTTCACTTTCGCAAACAAGGTATCTGTGACTCCCGCTTGTGGTATCTTAAATTTACCTTCATTCCATAGCCCTGAGTTTCTGTGTGAGTCCAGGACATCTCCTCAATACAAAGTAGCCACTGTGTTCCTATATGTTGCAACCAGGAGTCAGTACAGATTTCATTCACCTCACAGTTGCAAGCGCTCGATGCAGTCACAATGCCCATCACCAGTGCTCATGCACTGCCTATTTTTAGGAAGTATCCACATCTAAGtggtgtgtatattttataggaacacttagtatttttaaaacctgattaacataaaaaaaaattagtttttaagcAGACCCACTTAAGGTATTAAAGCCAACTGCAAGTAACACCCTGCAAGGCTCTGTAGATGGACGTGTTGAAATACTATAAAACAATGTGTTCAAACCTAAGAATTCTGTTGCTTTTGAATTCTGTCCCTCTGCTCCTTTTCCTCACCTCCTGCTCCTCCAGCTCTTCCCTCCGTCCCTCTCATCCCTCAGGCCCTCCTCTCCCTTTAGTCCCCACCACCCTGTCACTCCTGAACTGTGACACTGGCACTCTCCCATTACCTGCTACGTGACTGTTCTCTCCACAGCGGTCCTGCTCCTGTGAGTCACAGTGTGTCATTTCTCCGCCTAAAACACTCCAGTGGCTCCACCTCGGTCGTGTGAAGCTTCTAGAATGTCAGGCACGTGAGCATATAAGGGCATACCTGGTTCATTGTAGGgactaaattaatttttgttgactGACTGAATGAAATATGAGTGTATTAAATTGCATCacagaaaattattaaatgtaaaacactgaaaaagttaagaaagatttttttatgTAACTAGCATGTATATAAATTCATCAGTTAATTCCATGAGTCTGTTGAGTCTGTGTATGAATTTTATAAgactgtgtaacaaattatcacaatcaTTGGCTTTAAACAACACCCGtttattgtattcatttatttgtttttagagacagtgtctcccacTGTCATCCAGGGTGAAGTGCAGTCACATGATCAtgactcgctgcagcctcaaactcccgggctcaaggaatccgcctgcctcagtcttcagagtagctaggactgcagacaagtgccaccacgcctaactaattaaaaaaaaattgtagagatgagtgtctcactatattacctgggctggtctcaaactcctggctgcaagtgatcctcctgtgtcagctcctcaaatgttaggattacaggtgtgcggtACCACGCCTGGTCAAACAACACCCATTTATCTGTTTATAGTAGCTTAGTCAGAAATCTGGGCATGATGTAGATGGAATCTCGGTTCTGGGCTTCCCAAACCTGAGTCTTCATTTTGAATCCTCC
The window above is part of the Symphalangus syndactylus isolate Jambi chromosome 23, NHGRI_mSymSyn1-v2.1_pri, whole genome shotgun sequence genome. Proteins encoded here:
- the LOC134735711 gene encoding solute carrier family 35 member F2-like isoform X2, which translates into the protein MLSLCICGTAITSQYLAERYKVNTPMLQSFINYCLLFLIYTVMLAFRSGSDNLLVILKRKWWKYILLGLADVEANYVIVRAYQYTILTSVQLLDCFGIPVLMALSWFILHARYRVIHFIAVAVCLLGVGTMVGADILAGREDNSGSDVLIGDILVLLGASLYAISNVCEEYIVKKLSRQEFLGMVGLFGTIISGIQLLIVEYKDIASIHWDWKIALLFVAFALCMFCLYSFMPLVIKVTSATSVNLGILTADLYSLFVGLFLFGYKFSGLYILSFTVIMVGFILYCSTPTRTAEPAESSVPPVTSIGIDNLGLKLEENLQETHSAVL
- the LOC129473822 gene encoding LOW QUALITY PROTEIN: HLA class I histocompatibility antigen, A alpha chain-like (The sequence of the model RefSeq protein was modified relative to this genomic sequence to represent the inferred CDS: inserted 1 base in 1 codon; substituted 1 base at 1 genomic stop codon) — its product is MGWGGAALGIPNLCRVSLLPLPTCDGSFFLDTHDADPVLTPTDSRVSREANXASRGPGSKVPTHLPGLGVSPDAKDGVMSPXTLLLLLSGTLALAETWAGSHSLRYFSTAVSRPGRGETRSIAVGYVDDTQFVRFDSDAASPRMKTRARWVEQEGPEYWDLQTLGAKAQAQTDRVNLRTLLRYYNQSEAGSHILQGTFGCDLGLDRRLLRGYEQYAYDGNDYIALNEDLRSWTAADTAAQITQRKWEAANVAEQRRAYLEGTCMEWLRGHLENGKETLQRADPPKTHVTHHPVSEHEATLRCWALGFYPAEITLTWQRDGEDQTQDTELVETSPAGDGNFQKWAAVVVPSGEEQRYMCHVQHEGLPEPLTLRWELSPQPTIPIVGIIAGLVLLGAVVTGAVVTAVMWRKKSSCGEGVRNRKGGSYSQAASSQSAQGSDVSLMACKV
- the LOC134735711 gene encoding solute carrier family 35 member F2-like isoform X1 yields the protein MESDSPAGPGAPEPLAEGAAGEFSSLLRRIKGKLFTWNILKTIALGQMLSLCICGTAITSQYLAERYKVNTPMLQSFINYCLLFLIYTVMLAFRSGSDNLLVILKRKWWKYILLGLADVEANYVIVRAYQYTILTSVQLLDCFGIPVLMALSWFILHARYRVIHFIAVAVCLLGVGTMVGADILAGREDNSGSDVLIGDILVLLGASLYAISNVCEEYIVKKLSRQEFLGMVGLFGTIISGIQLLIVEYKDIASIHWDWKIALLFVAFALCMFCLYSFMPLVIKVTSATSVNLGILTADLYSLFVGLFLFGYKFSGLYILSFTVIMVGFILYCSTPTRTAEPAESSVPPVTSIGIDNLGLKLEENLQETHSAVL